In Maridesulfovibrio sp., the following proteins share a genomic window:
- a CDS encoding aspartate aminotransferase family protein produces MSSEIVKKYRDRMAEAYELHRNYVNPQFVRVLEVIGYNRNYVSAEGAYLTDAKGVKVLDFLSGFGVYNIGRNHPHVAEVLKEVMDEKTASLVQMDLGVLSGMLAEKLAEIAPGDLDAVFFTNSGTEGVEGALKFARQASGKHKLVHCHHAFHGLTLGSLSVNANHEFRDRNEPLLPDCVAVPFNDLDALEEALKGGDVGAFIFETVQGKGVFVPEDGYLQGVRELCDKYGTYMIADEVQCGMGRTGKMFAVDHWGVKPDILVVSKALSGGYIPVGAIITTREIHGRIFDSMERCFAHSNTFGQNDLAMAAGLATIEILERENLVENAARMGVRIEEGLKKLADKYEMLTEVRAKGLMVGMQFGEPKSMALKASWKLLHKMNGDLFCQMITMPLLEKHNILSQVAGHGLDTVKILPPLMINDDDVDKFLDAMDDVLKEAHKITGSAWKTVKDLGIRTAKTA; encoded by the coding sequence ATGAGTTCTGAGATAGTAAAAAAATATAGAGATAGAATGGCGGAAGCCTACGAGCTGCACCGCAATTATGTGAATCCCCAGTTTGTGCGGGTCCTTGAAGTTATCGGATATAACCGCAACTATGTTTCTGCCGAAGGTGCGTACCTTACCGATGCCAAGGGAGTTAAGGTTCTTGATTTTTTGTCCGGGTTCGGTGTCTACAATATCGGGCGTAACCATCCGCATGTAGCTGAAGTGCTCAAAGAAGTTATGGATGAAAAAACCGCCAGTCTTGTGCAGATGGATCTCGGTGTACTGTCCGGGATGCTTGCTGAAAAGCTTGCTGAAATTGCTCCCGGCGATCTTGATGCTGTTTTCTTCACCAATTCAGGAACCGAAGGCGTAGAGGGCGCCCTTAAGTTTGCCCGGCAGGCCAGTGGTAAGCATAAGCTGGTCCATTGCCACCATGCCTTCCACGGTCTGACTCTAGGATCGCTTTCCGTCAATGCCAACCATGAGTTCAGGGATCGCAATGAACCATTGCTCCCGGATTGCGTTGCTGTCCCTTTTAATGATCTGGATGCTCTTGAAGAAGCACTTAAAGGCGGAGATGTCGGTGCTTTCATTTTTGAAACCGTGCAGGGGAAAGGTGTTTTTGTACCTGAAGACGGCTATCTCCAAGGCGTGAGGGAACTTTGCGATAAGTATGGAACATATATGATCGCCGATGAAGTTCAATGCGGAATGGGGCGGACAGGTAAGATGTTCGCTGTCGACCATTGGGGCGTTAAGCCCGATATACTTGTTGTATCCAAGGCTCTTTCCGGTGGCTACATTCCTGTCGGCGCTATTATTACCACCCGTGAGATTCACGGCAGGATTTTCGATTCCATGGAACGTTGTTTTGCCCATTCCAATACTTTCGGCCAGAACGATCTGGCCATGGCGGCCGGTCTGGCGACCATCGAGATTCTAGAGAGAGAAAATCTGGTTGAAAATGCAGCCAGAATGGGCGTTCGAATTGAAGAAGGCTTGAAAAAGCTTGCCGATAAGTACGAGATGTTGACCGAGGTCCGGGCTAAAGGTCTTATGGTCGGTATGCAGTTCGGCGAGCCTAAATCCATGGCTCTTAAAGCCAGCTGGAAGCTGTTGCACAAAATGAACGGTGATCTTTTCTGCCAGATGATCACCATGCCGCTGCTGGAAAAACACAACATTCTCAGTCAGGTTGCCGGGCACGGACTCGATACGGTCAAGATCCTGCCTCCTTTAATGATCAATGATGATGATGTTGATAAATTCCTCGACGCCATGGATGATGTGCTCAAGGAAGCGCATAAAATCACCGGATCGGCATGGAAAACTGTCAAGGATCTTGGCATCCGTACCGCAAAGACCGCATAG
- a CDS encoding efflux RND transporter periplasmic adaptor subunit, with translation MNKIIVVLILILGLALTGCKEKPAPAQEILRPVKTMKVGEGSSDRNWVFSGTAEDALQTDLSFRVGGKIISFPGDQIGRKFRSGEVIARLDPEDYELEVRQAESNLEQVRANYVRAKADVKRIGELYQRKVVSKSEFDQSEADFKSYQAQLNASAKQLDIARKRLRYTVLKAPFDGWVGAVAVNIHQNVQSGQKVIGFNAGKQMKMHISLPDTLISTVEEGEEVQVTFDALPGKVMKGVIMEVGIGTNEGGSFTVKVYLDNSKQLIRSGMSGNVRFAGRSSGSNIFVVPSAIVGNPDGTKHVWVVENGSIVSRRDVEVGPISNNGILIKSGLNSGEIVVTRGVHSLKDGLKVRNVGGLS, from the coding sequence ATGAATAAAATAATAGTCGTATTGATATTAATTTTAGGCCTTGCCTTGACAGGCTGCAAGGAAAAACCAGCCCCCGCACAGGAAATCCTGCGGCCGGTAAAGACCATGAAGGTCGGTGAAGGTTCTTCGGACAGAAACTGGGTTTTCTCCGGAACTGCCGAGGATGCCCTGCAGACAGATCTGTCATTCCGTGTAGGCGGAAAGATAATTTCATTTCCGGGCGATCAGATCGGCCGCAAGTTCAGGTCCGGTGAAGTTATTGCCCGGTTGGACCCGGAAGATTACGAGTTGGAAGTAAGACAGGCGGAGTCAAATCTTGAGCAGGTACGTGCCAACTACGTTCGAGCCAAAGCTGACGTTAAACGTATTGGCGAGCTCTACCAGCGCAAAGTTGTTTCCAAGTCAGAATTCGACCAGTCGGAAGCTGATTTCAAATCATATCAGGCGCAGCTGAATGCTTCAGCAAAGCAGCTTGATATCGCCCGCAAGCGTCTGCGCTACACTGTGCTGAAGGCTCCCTTTGATGGTTGGGTCGGGGCCGTGGCTGTCAACATTCATCAAAACGTGCAGTCCGGTCAGAAAGTTATAGGCTTTAATGCCGGAAAGCAGATGAAGATGCATATCTCACTGCCGGATACCCTGATTTCTACCGTGGAAGAAGGTGAGGAAGTGCAGGTCACTTTTGACGCTCTGCCCGGAAAAGTAATGAAGGGCGTAATCATGGAAGTGGGTATTGGCACCAACGAAGGTGGTTCATTCACGGTCAAGGTTTACCTTGATAACTCCAAACAGCTGATACGTAGCGGAATGTCCGGAAATGTCCGTTTTGCAGGGCGTTCCAGCGGTTCCAATATTTTCGTTGTTCCCTCGGCTATCGTAGGTAACCCGGACGGGACCAAGCATGTGTGGGTTGTTGAAAATGGTTCAATTGTTAGCCGTCGTGATGTTGAGGTCGGTCCAATCTCCAATAATGGTATTTTGATCAAAAGCGGTCTTAATTCCGGTGAGATAGTTGTTACCCGAGGCGTACATTCCCTTAAGGACGGTCTTAAAGTCCGCAATGTCGGGGGGCTGTCGTGA
- a CDS encoding efflux RND transporter permease subunit, whose translation MNLAKWCIENNRTSIALFVLIAFAGVMTFFSIPKSEDPDFTIRTAVVTTVFPGASPQRVEELVTDKLEEKIREIDVIKNVKSQSMTGLSIIEVEFQDSQKNMTPIWQRLRNKVLDAKKDLPAEAYEPVVNDEFGDVFGIVVALTGDGFTYRELKDVADYTRDELLSIPSVGKVDRWGLQDERVFVDFSNSRMAAAGITPFALAQMLNQQNMIRPSGSAKVGPERIYIEPTGEFKSVDDIKNMSLRVEGMRTSLKLSDVTEITRGFADPPGVMARYNGDPCIMLAISMADGNNIMEVGELVTAKLEKLSKDLYHGMEYNVVVYQPDYVDTAVTDFMINLLESFVFVVIVILVFAGFKTGLVAGSLVPMAMLGCLGLMPLFDVGLQRISIASLIIALGILVDNGVVVSEAILVRLASGEERLKAVAGAVSELWMPLLAASLTTIFAFLPIPLAENATGEYCFSLFIVVSLTLLCSWGLSMSMVPMLCYYVLKPKIVIQTFSSRMYRVYRSMLLFSLKHRPGFLAVVLIACMAAFWGFQFVPKMFFPPNERAQFTIDFWQPFGTDITATADEVGKLEKFLLADKGVDSVGTFIGHGGPRWYLPLNLEQRNDNLATFVVNTKSVEATDEVIDRTRSELKANFPDADFSLKKLMNGPPVGAPVQIRISGPDQQILYHLRDKVAALVEQTPGVARVWDDWGQWTKKMEVNVDQDKARQAGLTSSDVALSLQSSMSGYQASTYRDGDTNIPIMLRSEGDFRDRLDKLESLNVYSYQDQKNVPLSQIASSELVWQPSDIRRRDQTRTMTVKADLFDGYFAMQTLNAVRPQIDKMIHSENWPVGYSVDYGGEFEKSQESQEAINAHMPLAMGLLVLVLIFQFNSFRRPLIILLTLPPMMCGITPGMILTNSPFGFMPMLGMISLLGIIVNNAIMLIDRIEILRGRGMSLDNSIVLASLERARPIIMTATTTIIGMVPLSLQGGEMWRPMANCIMSGLTFATVLTLILCPVLYSLFFKQSFKKYEWNQDVVKQGSDM comes from the coding sequence GTGAATCTTGCTAAATGGTGCATAGAAAACAACAGAACATCCATTGCCCTTTTTGTGCTGATTGCTTTTGCCGGGGTGATGACTTTCTTCAGTATCCCCAAATCTGAGGACCCGGATTTTACTATCAGGACCGCCGTTGTTACGACTGTTTTTCCCGGAGCTTCCCCGCAGAGGGTAGAAGAGCTTGTTACTGATAAACTTGAAGAAAAGATCAGGGAAATTGATGTAATAAAGAACGTCAAATCCCAATCCATGACCGGACTTTCCATCATCGAGGTGGAATTTCAGGATAGCCAGAAAAATATGACCCCGATCTGGCAGCGGCTGCGCAATAAGGTACTCGATGCTAAAAAGGACCTGCCTGCCGAGGCTTATGAGCCGGTAGTCAATGATGAGTTCGGAGACGTTTTCGGGATCGTGGTCGCCCTTACCGGGGACGGCTTTACCTACCGGGAACTTAAAGATGTTGCCGACTACACCCGTGATGAACTGCTTTCCATACCAAGTGTCGGTAAAGTTGACCGCTGGGGTTTGCAGGATGAGCGTGTTTTTGTTGATTTTTCCAACTCGCGCATGGCTGCGGCGGGGATCACTCCCTTTGCTCTGGCTCAGATGCTTAACCAGCAGAATATGATTCGTCCCAGCGGCTCGGCCAAGGTCGGACCCGAGCGCATCTATATCGAGCCTACAGGTGAATTCAAATCCGTTGATGACATTAAAAATATGTCCCTGCGAGTTGAAGGCATGCGGACTTCGCTTAAGCTCTCCGATGTAACTGAGATTACCCGTGGTTTCGCAGATCCGCCGGGAGTTATGGCCCGTTACAACGGAGATCCGTGCATCATGCTGGCTATCTCAATGGCCGACGGTAACAACATCATGGAAGTGGGGGAGCTGGTCACAGCAAAACTCGAAAAGCTGTCTAAAGACCTTTATCACGGCATGGAATACAACGTGGTCGTATATCAGCCGGACTATGTTGATACGGCGGTTACTGACTTCATGATCAATCTGCTTGAATCATTTGTCTTCGTTGTTATCGTCATTCTTGTCTTCGCCGGTTTCAAAACCGGACTGGTGGCTGGGTCTCTGGTTCCAATGGCTATGCTGGGCTGCCTCGGGCTGATGCCGCTTTTTGATGTGGGATTGCAGCGGATTTCGATTGCTTCGCTGATTATTGCCCTTGGGATTCTGGTTGATAACGGGGTTGTTGTTTCCGAGGCTATTCTGGTGCGTCTTGCTTCCGGCGAGGAACGCCTGAAGGCTGTTGCCGGAGCTGTCTCCGAACTATGGATGCCGCTGCTGGCTGCTTCGCTGACCACCATTTTCGCCTTCCTGCCTATCCCGCTTGCTGAGAACGCCACCGGGGAATATTGCTTTTCCCTGTTCATCGTAGTCAGCCTGACCCTGCTTTGTTCATGGGGGCTGTCCATGTCCATGGTACCCATGCTCTGCTACTACGTGCTGAAACCCAAGATTGTTATCCAGACCTTTTCCAGCCGTATGTACCGTGTTTACCGGTCCATGCTGCTGTTCAGCCTCAAGCACCGCCCCGGATTTCTGGCTGTCGTGCTCATCGCATGTATGGCCGCGTTCTGGGGATTCCAGTTTGTGCCCAAGATGTTCTTTCCGCCCAACGAGCGAGCCCAGTTTACCATTGATTTCTGGCAACCCTTCGGTACTGATATCACTGCTACAGCCGATGAAGTAGGCAAGCTGGAAAAGTTCCTTCTCGCTGATAAGGGCGTGGATAGCGTGGGAACTTTCATCGGTCACGGCGGTCCGCGCTGGTATCTTCCTCTGAACCTTGAACAGCGTAACGACAACCTTGCTACATTCGTGGTCAATACCAAGAGCGTCGAAGCCACTGATGAAGTCATTGACCGTACCCGCAGTGAACTTAAAGCCAATTTCCCGGATGCAGACTTCAGCCTTAAAAAGCTTATGAACGGTCCTCCGGTCGGTGCTCCGGTTCAGATCCGTATTTCCGGTCCTGACCAGCAAATCCTTTACCATTTGCGTGATAAGGTCGCCGCGCTGGTGGAGCAGACCCCCGGCGTTGCCCGCGTTTGGGATGACTGGGGCCAGTGGACCAAAAAGATGGAAGTGAATGTAGATCAGGATAAGGCCCGTCAGGCCGGTTTGACCAGTTCCGATGTGGCGCTTAGTCTACAGTCAAGCATGAGCGGTTATCAGGCTTCCACTTACCGTGACGGGGACACTAATATTCCCATCATGCTGCGCAGTGAAGGTGATTTTCGCGACCGCCTGGATAAGCTGGAAAGTCTGAACGTATATTCATATCAGGATCAGAAAAATGTTCCCCTGAGCCAGATTGCTTCATCTGAGCTGGTCTGGCAGCCTTCGGATATCCGTCGCAGGGACCAGACAAGGACCATGACCGTCAAGGCTGATCTGTTCGACGGTTATTTCGCCATGCAGACCCTGAATGCCGTGCGTCCTCAAATAGATAAAATGATTCACTCCGAAAACTGGCCTGTCGGATACTCCGTTGATTACGGCGGTGAATTTGAGAAGAGTCAGGAAAGTCAGGAAGCCATCAACGCCCATATGCCTCTTGCCATGGGACTGCTGGTGCTGGTTCTGATCTTCCAGTTCAACTCCTTCCGCCGCCCGTTGATCATCCTGCTTACTTTACCGCCGATGATGTGCGGTATTACTCCGGGGATGATCCTGACTAACTCCCCGTTCGGGTTCATGCCCATGCTGGGAATGATCAGTCTGCTGGGGATTATTGTCAACAATGCCATCATGCTTATCGACCGGATTGAGATCCTGCGCGGCCGCGGGATGAGCCTTGATAACTCTATTGTTCTGGCCTCACTGGAGCGCGCAAGGCCGATCATCATGACTGCAACTACAACTATTATCGGTATGGTTCCGCTGTCGCTACAGGGCGGTGAGATGTGGCGGCCCATGGCCAACTGCATTATGTCCGGGCTGACTTTTGCCACAGTGCTGACCCTGATCTTATGTCCTGTGCTTTATTCGCTATTCTTCAAACAGAGTTTCAAAAAATATGAATGGAATCAGGATGTGGTTAAGCAGGGTAGTGATATGTAG
- a CDS encoding DUF4242 domain-containing protein, producing the protein MPKYVIEREIPGAGDLTPETLQEISQKSCCVLQELGPQIQWVQSYVTDNKIYCIYIAPDEETVRKHAEKGGFPANSVAQVRTMIDPTTSE; encoded by the coding sequence ATGCCCAAGTATGTCATCGAAAGAGAAATTCCAGGAGCTGGAGATTTAACCCCGGAAACATTGCAGGAAATTTCTCAAAAGTCCTGCTGCGTCTTGCAGGAACTAGGACCGCAAATCCAATGGGTGCAGAGCTATGTCACAGACAACAAAATATACTGCATCTATATTGCCCCGGATGAAGAAACGGTACGCAAGCACGCTGAAAAGGGCGGATTCCCCGCAAACAGCGTTGCACAGGTACGGACCATGATTGACCCGACCACATCTGAATAG
- the ispH gene encoding 4-hydroxy-3-methylbut-2-enyl diphosphate reductase, translating to MVEVIRAKTAGFCMGVDLALNKLDSLIEKNENGKIYILGPIIHNPQVLEDYEKQGVITATTPDEVPEGAYVVIRAHGVPKSVEEDLRKRGVYVIDATCPKVKKAQLLIQRNTEDDRILLLYGEDSHPEVKGLLSYGPAGPHLFDSLEELQAINLDQDKKYCLAAQTTQDRAVYADCIQYLENKGIDFVTLNTICDATRQRQDEAIALSGKVDHIIVVGGLISGNTRRLVQVVETAGTKCTHVETADELPLDQLKKMSKIGLTAGASTPKRLVDGIQQILEAL from the coding sequence ATGGTTGAAGTTATCAGGGCTAAGACAGCCGGATTCTGCATGGGCGTAGACCTTGCCCTCAATAAGCTTGATTCCCTTATAGAAAAAAATGAAAACGGGAAAATATATATCCTCGGACCGATCATCCACAACCCGCAGGTTTTGGAAGACTATGAGAAGCAGGGAGTTATAACGGCTACTACACCTGACGAAGTTCCAGAAGGAGCCTACGTGGTAATCCGCGCTCACGGTGTTCCAAAATCAGTGGAAGAAGATCTGCGCAAACGCGGCGTCTATGTTATTGACGCAACCTGCCCGAAGGTAAAAAAAGCGCAGCTTCTCATCCAGCGCAATACTGAAGACGACCGCATCCTGCTCCTTTACGGCGAAGACAGCCACCCTGAAGTTAAAGGACTGCTCAGCTACGGACCGGCAGGTCCTCACCTTTTTGACTCGCTTGAAGAACTTCAGGCTATCAATCTGGATCAGGACAAAAAATACTGTCTGGCTGCCCAGACAACACAAGACCGGGCAGTATATGCCGACTGCATCCAATACCTCGAAAACAAGGGCATCGACTTTGTCACCCTGAACACAATATGCGATGCAACCCGCCAACGTCAGGACGAGGCAATCGCCCTTTCCGGCAAAGTGGACCACATCATTGTGGTGGGTGGGCTCATTTCCGGCAACACACGCCGCCTCGTTCAGGTTGTTGAAACCGCGGGAACTAAATGCACCCATGTTGAAACTGCCGATGAACTTCCTCTGGATCAACTGAAAAAAATGAGCAAAATCGGGCTTACTGCCGGGGCTTCCACTCCAAAACGGCTCGTGGACGGTATTCAGCAGATTCTTGAGGCTTTATAA
- a CDS encoding cysteine hydrolase family protein, whose amino-acid sequence MKALLIIDMQKSLFAAGNRYDSNGVISRINLLIEKFRKENMALIFIRHNNEEDGLGTGSEGWQILNELDFRETDLTVEKIHCDAFCKTKLAEKLTELKVDELTICGCCTDFCIDTTVRQAASRGYKIRVAADAHTTADKAYLDAKTIIEHHNFVWSELYSPQLIEVMPTQSILKEL is encoded by the coding sequence ATGAAAGCCCTACTAATCATCGATATGCAAAAATCATTGTTTGCTGCCGGAAACCGTTATGATTCAAATGGAGTCATCAGCCGGATCAACCTACTCATCGAAAAGTTCCGCAAAGAGAATATGGCGCTGATATTTATCCGCCACAATAACGAAGAGGATGGACTGGGAACAGGATCGGAAGGTTGGCAGATTCTGAACGAACTTGATTTTCGCGAAACAGATCTGACCGTTGAAAAGATTCATTGCGATGCTTTTTGTAAAACCAAACTTGCAGAGAAACTGACAGAACTGAAGGTGGACGAATTAACCATCTGCGGCTGCTGCACTGATTTCTGCATCGACACCACAGTGCGGCAGGCTGCAAGCAGGGGCTACAAAATCCGTGTTGCTGCTGATGCCCATACAACAGCGGACAAGGCATACTTAGATGCCAAAACAATCATCGAACATCATAATTTCGTCTGGTCTGAATTATACAGCCCGCAACTAATCGAAGTTATGCCGACGCAATCCATTTTAAAAGAATTATAA
- a CDS encoding CerR family C-terminal domain-containing protein: MTVHPKGKTNKARGEETREKLIEVGLRLFAMNGFNGVSMRSLASEAEVNLATVGYHFGGKLGLYEAVIKEIIRFREEVMPGEDAVREKIAEFDAGKLNREALAEWFFRSQMEGILSDPTTLWGLMLINREMADPSESYQLLDDEFFTPAIDAMVLLLRAVMPENTSLTEILAVGTSIVGIVLKFVNPKAFSDRVGWNEMTPERINELTAILSRRAVAFICC, from the coding sequence ATGACAGTTCATCCCAAAGGGAAGACCAACAAGGCTCGCGGTGAGGAAACTCGTGAAAAGTTGATTGAAGTCGGTTTGCGACTTTTTGCCATGAACGGTTTTAACGGGGTAAGCATGCGCAGTCTTGCTTCTGAAGCAGAAGTTAATCTGGCTACGGTCGGTTATCATTTCGGTGGTAAGTTGGGGCTTTATGAAGCGGTGATCAAAGAAATTATCCGTTTCCGCGAAGAAGTGATGCCCGGTGAAGATGCTGTGCGTGAAAAGATTGCAGAATTTGACGCCGGAAAATTGAACCGCGAGGCTCTGGCAGAGTGGTTCTTCCGGTCCCAGATGGAGGGCATCCTCAGTGATCCGACGACCCTATGGGGGTTGATGCTGATCAACCGTGAAATGGCTGACCCAAGTGAATCCTACCAGTTGCTGGACGATGAATTTTTTACCCCTGCCATTGATGCAATGGTACTGCTTCTCAGAGCTGTGATGCCTGAGAATACATCTCTTACCGAAATTTTGGCTGTAGGGACTTCCATCGTCGGAATTGTGCTTAAGTTTGTAAATCCCAAGGCTTTTAGCGACAGGGTGGGGTGGAATGAAATGACCCCGGAAAGAATCAATGAACTTACCGCAATACTGTCCAGAAGGGCGGTGGCTTTTATCTGCTGCTAG
- a CDS encoding bifunctional (p)ppGpp synthetase/guanosine-3',5'-bis(diphosphate) 3'-pyrophosphohydrolase, translated as MIRINEITDVVSTYIDDPDLDLIQRAYVFSARAHEGQVRLSGEPYLAHPLHVAKILADMRLDEPTVAAGLLHDTVEDTDTTIDEIADLFGEEVADIVDGVTKIGMMDFESKAIAKAENIRKMILAMAEDIRVLMVKLADRLHNMRTLGFQKSYKQLLIAQETMDIYSPLANRLGLYMVKRDLEDLCLFYLKPDVYQDITDGLERQHTVGKEYVDNVIGLLTGILENNEIKGRIKGRTKHKYSIHKKMQRQGLSLDQVYDIIAFRVIVDSVKDCYSVLGLVHSMWKPVSGKFKDYISIPKANMYQSLHTTVIGPEGERIEIQIRTEEMQQVAEYGVAAHWQYKESGRSDSKQNRDAERFSWLRQIMDWQRELEDPREFMASLRFDLFNDEVYVFTPAGEIKELPDGATPVDFAYAIHTEVGNHCTGAKVNGRMVPLNSVLKNGDTIEVFTDKKRKPSRDWLKFVKTAKARTRIKHYIRTEERTRSIMLAKEMLEKEGRRMNINVAKAMKDGYFIMLADEFNFGHVDDLLSNIGYSRVTPRKVLGRLHAILNEAEGIEEAPKRGVHPPEAEDGKGKGVANSIEIEGVDNVLIRFAGCCTPLPGEPIIGYISRGRGVVIHSATCPNIKSLEEERLLGVSWSGGQEESQHPAQIRIRCRNNKGMLAKICTVLTEMDVNIDSGEFKSDLDGSSVLEFTVEVTDLGHLHRSLNKLKTIENVLEATRLS; from the coding sequence ATGATACGCATTAATGAAATAACTGACGTTGTCAGTACTTATATTGATGACCCTGATCTTGACCTGATTCAGAGGGCTTATGTCTTTTCCGCACGGGCTCATGAAGGACAGGTGCGTCTTTCCGGAGAGCCTTATCTTGCCCATCCATTGCATGTAGCAAAGATTCTGGCTGATATGCGGCTTGATGAACCGACAGTGGCTGCCGGTTTGTTGCATGACACAGTTGAAGATACCGATACCACCATTGATGAGATTGCTGATCTTTTCGGTGAAGAAGTAGCTGATATTGTTGATGGTGTTACTAAAATAGGGATGATGGATTTTGAATCCAAAGCAATAGCCAAAGCGGAGAATATCCGTAAGATGATTCTGGCTATGGCGGAGGATATCCGCGTTCTTATGGTTAAGTTGGCTGACCGCCTTCACAACATGCGCACCCTCGGTTTCCAGAAAAGTTACAAGCAGTTGCTCATAGCGCAGGAAACCATGGACATTTATTCCCCGCTTGCCAACAGGCTGGGGCTGTACATGGTTAAACGCGATCTTGAGGATCTCTGTCTCTTTTACCTCAAGCCGGATGTATATCAGGATATTACCGACGGTCTGGAGCGTCAGCACACTGTCGGAAAAGAATATGTGGATAACGTAATCGGATTGCTTACCGGTATTCTTGAAAATAACGAGATCAAAGGCCGCATCAAGGGCCGCACCAAGCATAAATACAGCATTCATAAAAAGATGCAGCGTCAGGGCTTAAGCCTTGATCAGGTCTATGACATCATTGCTTTCAGGGTCATAGTTGATTCTGTTAAGGACTGTTATTCCGTACTCGGTCTCGTCCACTCAATGTGGAAGCCTGTGTCAGGAAAATTTAAGGATTATATTTCTATTCCCAAAGCCAACATGTATCAGTCACTGCACACAACGGTTATCGGGCCGGAAGGTGAGCGCATCGAGATCCAGATCAGGACCGAAGAGATGCAGCAGGTGGCGGAATACGGTGTTGCCGCCCACTGGCAGTATAAGGAATCCGGGCGAAGTGACTCCAAGCAGAACCGCGATGCCGAGCGTTTTTCATGGCTCAGGCAGATCATGGATTGGCAGCGGGAGCTTGAAGATCCGCGCGAATTCATGGCTTCCCTGCGTTTTGATCTCTTCAATGATGAGGTCTATGTGTTTACGCCGGCCGGGGAGATTAAAGAGTTGCCGGATGGAGCCACCCCGGTTGACTTTGCCTACGCCATTCACACTGAAGTCGGTAATCACTGTACCGGAGCCAAGGTTAACGGGCGCATGGTTCCGCTTAACTCTGTTCTTAAAAATGGTGATACTATTGAAGTCTTCACCGATAAAAAGCGCAAGCCCAGCCGCGATTGGCTTAAGTTCGTAAAAACAGCCAAAGCCCGGACTCGCATCAAGCACTACATTCGCACAGAGGAACGGACCCGTTCCATCATGCTTGCAAAGGAAATGCTTGAAAAAGAAGGCCGCCGCATGAATATCAACGTGGCAAAGGCCATGAAAGACGGCTACTTTATCATGCTGGCTGATGAGTTTAACTTTGGCCATGTTGATGACCTGCTTTCCAATATAGGATATTCGCGAGTAACTCCCCGCAAGGTGCTTGGGCGTTTGCACGCTATCCTAAATGAAGCTGAAGGTATTGAAGAGGCTCCGAAAAGAGGGGTGCATCCTCCTGAAGCAGAGGATGGAAAAGGCAAAGGCGTAGCCAACTCTATCGAGATCGAAGGAGTCGACAACGTCCTGATCCGTTTTGCCGGGTGTTGCACACCGTTGCCCGGTGAGCCGATCATCGGCTATATCAGCCGTGGGCGCGGAGTTGTCATCCACTCCGCTACCTGTCCCAACATTAAGAGCCTTGAAGAAGAGAGGCTGCTCGGTGTTTCATGGAGCGGCGGGCAGGAAGAGTCTCAGCATCCGGCGCAGATTCGTATCCGTTGCCGTAACAATAAAGGTATGCTGGCAAAGATCTGTACGGTTCTTACTGAGATGGATGTAAATATTGATTCCGGTGAATTCAAGTCCGATCTTGACGGCAGCTCCGTATTGGAGTTCACCGTTGAAGTCACAGACCTCGGTCACCTGCATCGTTCGTTGAATAAACTCAAGACAATTGAGAATGTGCTGGAAGCAACTCGTTTGAGTTAA